Proteins co-encoded in one Opitutus terrae PB90-1 genomic window:
- a CDS encoding DegT/DnrJ/EryC1/StrS family aminotransferase, which produces MKVPFLDLSLQHRALREPALAALAATYDATRFCLGKDVEEFEKAFGATLGYPRVLGMNSGTSPLHIGCMLAGFGPGDEVIAPPFTFISTVWGVTYVGAKPRFVDVEEGTFNLDPAKIEAAITPRTKGIIVVHLFGQPARMDEIMAIARQHRLFVIEDCAQAVGANYRGRPVGLFGDLGTFSFYPTKNLGGCGEGGALVAQNEELFVRARHIRVHGSDRRYYHDIVGGNFRMDGFQGALLNVKLPHLARWTARRREIAGRYLAGIKLADVRLPDQPDYGQSVFHQFTIRHPRRDALREHLTRHEVGTDLIYPVPLHLQKCYANLGFGPGSFPVAEAAAKTCVSLPIFPELTDAQVDHVIASVNAF; this is translated from the coding sequence ATGAAAGTTCCGTTTCTCGATCTCAGCCTGCAGCATCGGGCCTTGCGCGAGCCGGCGCTCGCCGCGCTCGCGGCGACCTACGACGCCACGCGTTTTTGCCTCGGCAAGGACGTGGAGGAGTTCGAAAAGGCGTTCGGCGCCACGCTGGGCTATCCGCGCGTGCTCGGCATGAACAGCGGCACGTCGCCGCTGCACATCGGCTGCATGCTCGCCGGCTTCGGTCCCGGCGACGAGGTCATCGCACCGCCGTTCACGTTCATCTCGACCGTGTGGGGCGTGACCTACGTCGGCGCGAAGCCGCGGTTCGTGGACGTCGAGGAGGGCACGTTCAATCTCGATCCGGCCAAAATCGAAGCGGCGATCACGCCGCGCACCAAGGGCATCATCGTCGTGCATCTGTTCGGCCAGCCGGCGCGGATGGACGAGATCATGGCGATCGCGCGCCAGCACCGGCTGTTCGTCATCGAAGACTGCGCGCAAGCAGTGGGCGCGAACTATCGCGGCCGGCCCGTCGGATTATTTGGCGACCTGGGCACGTTCAGTTTTTATCCGACCAAAAATCTCGGCGGCTGCGGCGAAGGCGGCGCGCTGGTGGCGCAGAACGAGGAACTCTTCGTGCGCGCGCGACACATCCGCGTGCACGGATCGGACCGGCGCTACTACCACGATATCGTGGGCGGAAATTTCCGCATGGACGGCTTTCAAGGCGCGCTGCTCAACGTCAAACTGCCGCACCTCGCGCGGTGGACGGCGCGACGGCGCGAAATCGCCGGGCGCTATCTCGCCGGGATCAAGCTCGCCGACGTGCGTCTGCCGGACCAGCCCGACTACGGCCAGTCGGTTTTTCACCAGTTCACGATTCGGCATCCGCGCCGCGACGCGCTGCGCGAGCATCTGACCAGGCACGAGGTCGGCACGGATTTGATTTATCCCGTTCCGCTGCACCTGCAGAAGTGCTATGCGAATCTTGGCTTCGGGCCCGGCTCGTTCCCGGTGGCCGAAGCGGCGGCGAAGACCTGCGTGAGTCTGCCGATTTTCCCGGAACTCACCGATGCCCAGGTCGATCACGTCATCGCGAGCGTCAATGCCTTTTGA
- a CDS encoding uroporphyrinogen-III synthase: MARSSSSNSLHGRRIIVTRAREQASELSAKLTALGAEVLELPLIRVSKHISKEALADVLLELGSYDWIVFTSANGVRYFFEEFLRIFDDIRSLGLLRFACVGDATAKGIRELHLKVECQPKVATGEALADALIETGSLDNAKVVVITGNLNRDVLVTKLEGAHAIVDQLQVYQTERVDLTDNPAAAEFRTQGADAVLFASSSAVDSFAAQQAALTLQKGAKPPLFGSIGPLTSESLTKAGLEIGFVAKEPNLDSLVQALVKKLGARESRQ; the protein is encoded by the coding sequence ATGGCAAGATCGTCTTCCTCCAACTCGTTGCACGGCCGTCGCATCATCGTCACCCGCGCGCGCGAGCAGGCTTCCGAACTTTCCGCCAAGCTCACCGCGCTCGGCGCGGAGGTGCTCGAGCTGCCGCTGATCCGCGTGTCCAAGCACATCTCGAAAGAGGCGCTGGCCGACGTGCTGCTCGAACTCGGCAGCTACGACTGGATCGTCTTCACCAGCGCCAACGGCGTTCGGTATTTCTTCGAGGAGTTCCTGCGGATTTTCGACGACATCCGCTCGCTTGGGCTGCTGCGGTTCGCGTGCGTCGGCGACGCCACGGCCAAAGGCATTCGCGAGCTGCATCTCAAGGTGGAGTGTCAGCCGAAGGTCGCCACCGGCGAAGCGCTGGCCGACGCGTTGATCGAGACCGGCAGCCTCGACAACGCGAAGGTGGTCGTGATCACGGGCAATCTGAACCGCGATGTCCTGGTCACCAAGCTCGAGGGCGCGCACGCGATCGTGGACCAGCTGCAGGTGTATCAGACCGAGCGGGTGGATCTGACGGATAACCCGGCCGCGGCCGAGTTTCGCACTCAGGGCGCGGACGCGGTCCTGTTCGCGAGTTCGTCGGCGGTGGATTCGTTTGCGGCGCAGCAGGCTGCGCTGACGCTACAGAAAGGTGCGAAGCCGCCGCTGTTCGGCAGCATCGGCCCGCTGACCAGCGAGAGCCTGACGAAAGCCGGGCTGGAGATTGGTTTTGTGGCGAAGGAGCCGAACCTCGACAGCCTGGTGCAGGCACTGGTGAAGAAGCTGGGCGCCCGCGAATCACGCCAATGA
- the hemC gene encoding hydroxymethylbilane synthase, translated as MKKLILATRKSPLALRQTEMVAAHLEARLGVQTELLKLVTTGDRQTEWSLEQKGGKGLFTSELENALRRGEADLAVHSTKDLPGDMAAELAVAGYLPRADARDVLVLRAGVAAPKSLATGSPRRRLQIAKLYPGVTFTEIRGNVDTRLKKIGELGVADGTVLASAGLNRLGIGNWPGVEFHALGFNDMVPAVGQGAIAVQCRAADAARFAPVFDAATKRAVDVERAFQAALGVGCQTAFGAHVAGDTLHFFHEAIGTRSFALDAAAFAHPAATAQRILQELRLV; from the coding sequence TTGAAAAAACTGATCCTCGCAACCCGCAAGAGTCCGCTCGCCCTGCGCCAGACCGAGATGGTGGCGGCGCACTTGGAAGCCCGGCTGGGCGTGCAAACCGAATTGCTGAAACTGGTGACGACCGGCGACCGGCAGACGGAATGGTCGCTCGAACAGAAGGGCGGCAAGGGATTGTTCACGAGTGAGCTTGAGAACGCGTTGCGCCGTGGCGAAGCCGATCTGGCGGTGCACAGCACGAAGGATCTGCCGGGCGACATGGCCGCGGAACTTGCGGTGGCGGGCTATCTCCCGCGCGCCGATGCGCGCGATGTGCTGGTGTTGCGCGCGGGCGTGGCGGCGCCGAAGTCACTCGCCACCGGCAGTCCGCGCCGGCGGCTGCAAATCGCGAAACTTTATCCCGGAGTGACGTTCACCGAGATCCGCGGCAACGTGGACACGCGGCTCAAGAAGATCGGCGAGCTCGGCGTGGCGGACGGGACCGTGCTGGCTTCCGCCGGCTTGAACCGCCTCGGCATCGGCAACTGGCCGGGCGTGGAATTTCACGCCCTCGGGTTCAACGACATGGTGCCGGCGGTGGGGCAGGGCGCGATCGCGGTGCAATGCCGCGCGGCCGACGCGGCGCGTTTTGCGCCGGTGTTCGACGCGGCGACGAAACGCGCGGTGGACGTCGAGCGGGCATTCCAGGCCGCGCTCGGGGTGGGGTGCCAGACGGCGTTTGGCGCCCACGTGGCCGGGGACACGCTGCACTTTTTCCACGAGGCCATCGGCACGCGGAGCTTCGCGCTCGACGCCGCGGCCTTCGCCCATCCCGCCGCGACCGCGCAGCGGATCTTGCAGGAGTTGCGGCTGGTGTAG
- the ilvC gene encoding ketol-acid reductoisomerase, producing the protein MAKIDFGGVEEEVITRSEFPMAKARQTLKKEVIAVIGYGVQGPAQALNMKDNGFNVIVGQSKQFQRDWDRAVADGWVPGKTLFEMEEAAQRGTIIQMLVSDAAQRAIWPMIKKCLAPGKALYFSHGFSIVYKDQTKVIPPKDVDVIMVAPKGSGLNVRRNFLSGAGINSSFAVEQDATGRAYNRCLAVGIAIGSGYLFPTTFKQEVFSDLTGERGVLMGALAGIMDAQYQVLRAHGHSPSEAFNETVEELTESLIKLVGENGMDWMYSNCSATAQRGALDWRPKFKKAVLPVFKELYQRVATGKETARVLSACGAPNYQESLRKELAELGNSEIWLAGKATRSLRPHQAAKVISKSTKGVTGRSRN; encoded by the coding sequence ATGGCCAAGATTGATTTCGGCGGTGTGGAGGAAGAAGTCATCACGCGCAGTGAGTTCCCGATGGCGAAGGCTCGCCAGACGTTGAAGAAGGAAGTCATTGCAGTGATCGGTTACGGCGTCCAAGGGCCAGCTCAGGCGCTGAACATGAAGGACAACGGCTTCAACGTCATCGTTGGCCAGTCCAAGCAGTTCCAGCGCGACTGGGACCGCGCCGTGGCCGACGGCTGGGTGCCCGGCAAGACGCTCTTCGAGATGGAGGAAGCCGCGCAACGCGGGACGATCATCCAGATGCTGGTGTCCGACGCCGCGCAGCGCGCGATCTGGCCCATGATCAAGAAGTGCCTCGCCCCCGGCAAAGCGCTCTATTTCTCCCACGGGTTCTCGATCGTCTACAAGGACCAGACCAAGGTGATCCCGCCGAAGGATGTCGACGTGATCATGGTGGCCCCGAAGGGCTCGGGCCTGAACGTGCGGCGCAATTTCCTTTCCGGCGCCGGCATCAACTCCAGTTTCGCGGTCGAGCAGGACGCGACGGGCCGGGCCTACAACCGCTGTCTTGCCGTCGGCATCGCGATCGGCTCGGGCTATCTTTTCCCGACCACGTTCAAGCAGGAGGTCTTCAGCGATCTCACCGGTGAACGCGGCGTGCTGATGGGTGCGCTCGCTGGCATCATGGACGCCCAATACCAGGTGCTCCGCGCGCACGGCCACTCGCCCAGCGAAGCATTCAACGAGACCGTCGAGGAGTTGACCGAGAGCCTCATCAAGCTCGTCGGCGAGAATGGCATGGACTGGATGTATTCGAACTGCTCGGCCACCGCGCAGCGCGGCGCGCTCGACTGGCGGCCGAAGTTCAAGAAGGCCGTCCTGCCGGTGTTCAAGGAACTCTACCAGCGCGTGGCGACCGGCAAGGAAACCGCGCGCGTGCTCTCGGCCTGCGGCGCGCCGAACTACCAGGAGTCGCTGCGCAAGGAGCTCGCCGAACTCGGCAACTCCGAGATCTGGCTCGCCGGCAAGGCCACGCGGTCGCTACGTCCGCACCAGGCGGCGAAGGTGATCTCGAAATCGACGAAGGGTGTCACCGGCCGCAGCCGCAACTGA
- a CDS encoding dihydroxy-acid dehydratase, producing the protein MPHDPAFRFDPQHCIRTPDKAYTADGGLSILYGNLAPEGSVVKTAGISDAFKANCGPGFVFEGPVVIFESQDDACAGILAGKAKAGDVVIIRNEGPRGGPGMQEMLSPTSYIVGMGLGDKVALVTDGRFSGGTAGACIGHVSPEAAEGGPIGLLRDGDRLRIDFPNRKMDILVDPAELAKRRQAWKQTERPLNGWLARYRKLVNNASKGGTLAG; encoded by the coding sequence ATGCCGCACGATCCCGCGTTTCGGTTCGACCCGCAGCACTGCATCCGCACGCCGGACAAGGCCTACACCGCGGATGGCGGGCTCTCGATTCTCTACGGCAATCTTGCGCCCGAAGGTTCCGTGGTGAAAACCGCCGGGATCAGCGACGCGTTCAAGGCCAACTGCGGCCCCGGCTTCGTCTTCGAGGGACCGGTGGTGATCTTCGAAAGCCAGGACGACGCGTGCGCCGGCATTCTCGCGGGCAAGGCGAAGGCCGGCGACGTCGTCATCATCCGCAACGAAGGACCGCGCGGTGGTCCGGGCATGCAGGAGATGCTCTCTCCGACGAGCTACATCGTCGGGATGGGGCTCGGCGACAAGGTCGCGCTCGTGACCGACGGCCGGTTCAGCGGCGGCACCGCCGGTGCGTGCATCGGTCACGTCTCGCCCGAGGCGGCCGAGGGCGGCCCGATCGGATTGCTCCGCGACGGCGACCGGCTGCGAATCGATTTTCCGAATCGGAAAATGGATATCCTCGTCGACCCGGCCGAGCTCGCGAAACGGCGACAGGCGTGGAAGCAGACCGAGCGTCCGCTCAATGGCTGGCTCGCGCGTTACCGGAAGCTGGTGAACAACGCCAGCAAGGGCGGCACGCTGGCGGGATAG
- the ilvC gene encoding ketol-acid reductoisomerase, with translation MPAKVYTDNDADLGVFKNKTLAVLGYGSQGHAHALNLKDSGCKVIIGLYPGSKSRSVAEQHGFEVVDTAEAVRRADVIMVGVPDMRQADIYEQDIAPNLTKGKTLLFSHGLAVHFGLIKLPADVDCIMVAPKGPGHMVRRLYVEGKGMPALIAVAQDKSRTAKKQALAWAKGIGSTRAGVLQTTFKEETETDLFGEQAVLCGGASALVRAGFETLVEAGYQPEMAYFECLHELKLICDLMYESGIAGMRFSISETAKYGDITRGPRVVNKQSKAEMKKILKEIQTGQFTKEWVKEYKGGLKNYKKLLAEGEKHPIEKTGQRLRAMMPWMTKKNIKGAQAAY, from the coding sequence ATGCCCGCAAAAGTCTACACCGACAACGACGCCGATCTCGGCGTGTTCAAGAACAAGACCCTGGCCGTGCTCGGCTACGGTTCGCAAGGCCACGCCCACGCGCTGAACCTGAAGGACAGCGGCTGCAAGGTCATCATCGGCCTGTATCCCGGCTCGAAGTCGCGGTCGGTCGCGGAGCAGCATGGCTTCGAAGTCGTGGACACGGCCGAAGCGGTGCGCCGTGCGGACGTCATCATGGTCGGCGTGCCGGACATGCGGCAGGCCGACATCTACGAGCAGGACATCGCGCCGAATCTCACGAAGGGCAAAACGCTGCTGTTCTCGCACGGGCTCGCGGTCCATTTCGGGCTGATCAAGCTGCCGGCGGACGTTGACTGCATCATGGTCGCGCCGAAGGGCCCGGGCCATATGGTGCGCCGGCTTTACGTCGAGGGGAAGGGCATGCCGGCACTGATCGCGGTCGCGCAGGACAAGTCGCGCACGGCGAAGAAGCAGGCGCTGGCGTGGGCGAAGGGCATCGGCTCGACGCGCGCGGGCGTGCTGCAGACGACGTTCAAGGAAGAGACCGAAACCGATCTGTTCGGCGAGCAGGCGGTGCTGTGCGGCGGCGCGAGTGCGCTGGTCCGTGCGGGTTTTGAGACGCTCGTCGAAGCCGGCTACCAGCCGGAGATGGCCTATTTTGAGTGCCTGCACGAGCTGAAGCTGATCTGCGACCTGATGTATGAGTCGGGCATCGCGGGCATGCGTTTCTCGATTTCGGAGACCGCCAAGTATGGCGACATCACCCGCGGCCCGCGCGTGGTGAACAAGCAGAGCAAGGCCGAGATGAAGAAGATCCTGAAGGAGATTCAAACCGGCCAGTTCACCAAGGAATGGGTGAAGGAATACAAGGGCGGGCTGAAGAACTACAAGAAGCTGCTCGCCGAAGGTGAAAAACACCCGATCGAGAAAACCGGTCAGCGGCTGCGCGCGATGATGCCTTGGATGACCAAGAAGAACATCAAGGGCGCGCAGGCGGCGTACTGA
- the ilvN gene encoding acetolactate synthase small subunit has product MRHTISVLVENKFGVLARVSGMFSGRGFNIDSLNVAPTNDPSLSRITAALKGDEGQLDLCIKQLRKLINVVEVTDFKEGQAVGRELVLVKVKATSKTRSEIVQIADIFRAKIVNLTADNVIIELTGMDDKISALLELLEPFGILELARTGRLALKR; this is encoded by the coding sequence ATGCGACACACGATCTCCGTCCTCGTTGAGAACAAGTTTGGCGTGCTGGCCCGCGTGTCGGGCATGTTCTCCGGCCGCGGCTTCAACATCGATTCGCTCAACGTCGCGCCGACGAACGATCCGTCGCTCTCGCGGATCACGGCCGCCTTGAAGGGCGACGAGGGGCAGCTCGACCTGTGCATCAAGCAGCTGCGCAAGCTGATCAACGTCGTCGAGGTGACCGATTTCAAGGAAGGCCAGGCGGTGGGCCGCGAGTTGGTCCTCGTCAAGGTGAAGGCGACGTCGAAGACGCGGTCCGAGATTGTGCAGATTGCCGACATCTTCCGCGCCAAGATCGTGAACCTCACGGCCGACAACGTGATCATCGAGCTCACCGGCATGGACGACAAGATCTCGGCGCTGCTCGAGCTGCTGGAGCCGTTTGGCATCCTCGAGCTCGCCCGCACCGGCCGGCTGGCGCTCAAGCGCTGA
- a CDS encoding aspartate-semialdehyde dehydrogenase: MQNTPSFTVAIVGATGAVGQELLQLLHQRKFPMATLRLFASARSAGKVVECAGTRYTVEEAKPGVFGDVDVAFFAAGGSVTRALAPDAVKAGCLVIDKSSALRMQPDVPLVIPEINPEQLRTHRGIIANPNCSTAVTLMGLWPLHQAFGLKRYFAATYQSVSGTGAEAVRELDAQVHALVNAQPVVKKVYPYQIAFNCIPQVDTFGSDGYTGEENKMMLESRKIMGLPNLKVSTTCVRVPVVRAHSIAVNAEFERPVSVEAARKAIAEFPGAELVDDQAGRKYPTPLDFSRQVKCGVGRIRIDTAFDNGLAFWVSGDNLWKGAALNALQNAELMAREGLLKPKKKAAA; this comes from the coding sequence ATGCAAAACACACCATCCTTCACGGTCGCCATCGTCGGTGCCACGGGTGCCGTCGGTCAAGAGCTGCTTCAGCTCCTGCACCAGCGCAAGTTCCCGATGGCCACGCTGCGGCTCTTTGCCTCCGCGCGGTCGGCGGGCAAGGTCGTCGAGTGTGCGGGGACGCGCTACACGGTGGAGGAGGCGAAACCCGGCGTGTTTGGCGACGTCGACGTGGCGTTCTTTGCGGCCGGCGGCTCGGTGACGCGCGCGCTGGCGCCCGACGCGGTGAAGGCGGGCTGTCTGGTGATCGACAAGAGCTCCGCGTTGCGCATGCAGCCGGACGTGCCGCTCGTGATTCCGGAGATCAATCCGGAGCAGTTGCGTACGCACCGGGGCATCATCGCGAATCCGAACTGCTCGACCGCGGTGACGCTCATGGGCCTGTGGCCCCTGCACCAGGCTTTCGGGCTGAAGCGTTATTTCGCAGCCACCTACCAATCGGTGTCCGGCACGGGCGCCGAGGCGGTGCGCGAACTCGACGCGCAGGTGCATGCGCTCGTCAACGCCCAGCCCGTGGTGAAGAAGGTTTATCCCTATCAGATCGCGTTCAACTGCATCCCGCAGGTCGACACGTTTGGCAGCGACGGCTACACCGGCGAGGAGAACAAGATGATGCTCGAGAGCCGGAAGATTATGGGGCTCCCGAATCTCAAGGTATCCACGACCTGCGTGCGCGTGCCGGTCGTGCGGGCGCATTCGATCGCGGTGAACGCCGAATTCGAGCGCCCCGTCAGCGTCGAGGCGGCGCGCAAGGCGATCGCGGAATTCCCGGGCGCGGAGCTCGTCGACGACCAGGCCGGCCGGAAGTATCCGACGCCGCTGGATTTCTCCCGGCAGGTGAAGTGCGGCGTGGGCCGCATCCGCATCGACACGGCGTTCGACAACGGGTTGGCCTTCTGGGTCAGCGGCGACAATCTCTGGAAAGGTGCCGCGCTGAACGCGCTGCAGAACGCCGAGCTCATGGCGCGCGAAGGCCTGCTCAAGCCGAAGAAGAAGGCCGCCGCGTAA
- a CDS encoding L,D-transpeptidase, with the protein MATVKDGVFCIKSGFELANKACHSLGIKPADRLLVVRIGTGTLQFYRAGVMVRSYAVSTSRRPSSNIKGSLGTPTGLHEIAERIGAGQPPGMVFKSRIPTGRHFSEFAESEAAGQLITSRILWLRGLEPGVNRGGEVDSYDRYIYVHGTNHEDRIGEPMSAGCIEMRNMDVIELFEEVRAGDQVLILA; encoded by the coding sequence ATGGCGACCGTGAAGGATGGTGTGTTTTGCATAAAATCCGGTTTCGAGCTGGCCAACAAAGCCTGTCATTCCCTCGGCATCAAGCCTGCAGACCGGTTGCTGGTGGTGCGGATCGGCACAGGTACCCTTCAATTCTACCGAGCCGGTGTGATGGTAAGAAGTTACGCCGTCTCGACCTCCCGCCGTCCCTCCTCGAACATCAAAGGTTCGCTCGGTACGCCGACCGGGCTGCACGAGATCGCCGAACGCATCGGCGCCGGCCAGCCGCCCGGCATGGTGTTCAAGTCCCGGATCCCGACCGGCCGCCACTTTTCCGAATTCGCCGAGTCCGAAGCGGCCGGTCAGCTCATCACGAGTCGCATCCTGTGGCTGCGCGGACTCGAGCCCGGCGTGAATCGCGGCGGCGAGGTCGACAGCTACGACCGCTACATCTACGTGCATGGCACGAACCATGAGGACCGCATCGGGGAACCGATGAGCGCCGGCTGTATCGAGATGCGCAATATGGACGTGATCGAGCTGTTCGAGGAGGTCCGCGCCGGCGATCAGGTGCTCATTCTCGCCTGA
- a CDS encoding heavy metal translocating P-type ATPase, translating into MAPDKSKQVNWVDELVAFLREQPAVTAVRIDPTSHSVAVATLGNVNVADFKARLAATIAGVEAQLAAKPSARAPAGYALRQEGGATVVGRETCVTAEKLWLWREMEWPDLEREEAHEHAHGHAEQEWKTLAVLATVCGAAGIAGAISGYLAPQLPWLARSFFVIGLITGAWDAAVDSWENLKRREIDIHFLMLAVAIGAIFIGAWGEAVLLLFLFSASGAMEEYALDRTQREVSALLKTAPKHATLIRPDGTEQDVPVEQLKLGSRLLVKPGEAFAADGVVVKGQSASDESALTGEATPVEKRTGDQVFSGTINLWGAIEFDVVRLPAESTLQKIIRLIQTAQKLKAPSERFTDKFGTGYTYAVIGGSFAMFLLWWLGFGLPAFTNTPEVRSAFYRAMTLMVVASPCALVLSIPSAILAAIAWGARHGVLFRGGAAIEKLADITAVALDKTGTLTTGELAVVGTESFPPGREREVLELAYALESKSQHPIARAIVRHAKAVGARSLELDEFQSLTGQGLRGKLGDVQLLLGRRELLETGPLAGWARRLPPAAAELSEVWVVGSDLVGRVLLKDQIRAESAGVLAELKRSGIRTIMLTGDRTHAAEAVAKEIGLDEVRAGLSPEDKVKAIMDIRASGRRVAMVGDGVNDAPSLAAADVSVAMGARGSDAALEQAEVILMHDRIENFLAAQRLSRRARAVIRQNLTISLGVVIVMVITTAAGAVPLAIGVAAHEGSTLVVCLNSLRLLFGRNR; encoded by the coding sequence GTGGCTCCCGATAAGTCGAAACAGGTGAATTGGGTGGATGAACTGGTCGCGTTCTTGCGCGAGCAGCCGGCGGTCACCGCCGTGCGGATCGATCCGACTTCGCACAGCGTGGCGGTCGCGACCTTGGGCAACGTCAATGTCGCGGATTTCAAGGCGCGGCTCGCCGCGACGATCGCCGGCGTCGAAGCGCAGCTGGCGGCCAAGCCCAGCGCCAGGGCCCCGGCGGGGTATGCGCTGCGCCAGGAAGGCGGCGCGACGGTGGTCGGGCGTGAGACATGTGTAACGGCCGAGAAGCTGTGGCTCTGGCGCGAGATGGAGTGGCCGGACCTCGAACGCGAGGAGGCGCACGAGCATGCTCACGGGCACGCCGAGCAGGAGTGGAAGACGCTCGCGGTGCTGGCGACGGTTTGCGGGGCGGCGGGGATCGCGGGTGCGATCAGCGGGTATTTGGCGCCGCAACTGCCGTGGCTCGCACGGAGTTTCTTCGTGATCGGCTTGATCACCGGCGCGTGGGATGCCGCCGTCGATTCGTGGGAAAACCTCAAGCGGCGCGAGATCGACATCCACTTCCTGATGCTGGCGGTCGCGATCGGTGCGATTTTCATCGGCGCGTGGGGCGAGGCCGTGCTGCTGCTGTTCCTCTTTTCCGCGTCGGGCGCCATGGAGGAATACGCGCTCGACCGCACGCAACGCGAGGTCAGCGCGCTGCTGAAAACCGCGCCGAAGCACGCGACGTTGATCCGGCCCGACGGCACGGAACAGGACGTCCCGGTCGAGCAGCTTAAGCTCGGCAGCCGATTGCTGGTGAAACCGGGTGAGGCGTTTGCGGCCGACGGGGTGGTCGTCAAGGGGCAGAGCGCCAGCGATGAATCGGCGCTCACCGGCGAGGCCACCCCCGTGGAGAAGCGGACGGGCGATCAGGTTTTCAGCGGGACGATCAATCTGTGGGGCGCGATCGAGTTCGATGTCGTGCGGCTGCCTGCGGAAAGCACCCTGCAGAAAATCATCCGGCTGATTCAGACCGCGCAGAAGCTCAAGGCGCCGAGCGAGCGGTTCACGGACAAGTTCGGCACCGGCTACACCTACGCGGTGATCGGCGGCTCGTTCGCGATGTTCCTGCTGTGGTGGCTGGGCTTCGGACTGCCGGCGTTCACGAACACGCCGGAGGTGCGCTCGGCGTTTTACCGCGCGATGACGCTGATGGTCGTGGCGAGTCCGTGCGCGCTGGTGCTGTCGATTCCGTCGGCGATCCTCGCCGCGATCGCGTGGGGGGCGCGTCACGGCGTGTTGTTCCGCGGCGGCGCGGCGATCGAAAAACTCGCCGACATCACCGCGGTGGCGCTCGACAAGACGGGCACGCTGACGACCGGCGAGCTTGCGGTGGTCGGCACGGAGAGTTTCCCGCCGGGGCGCGAACGCGAAGTGCTGGAGCTGGCGTATGCGCTGGAGTCCAAATCGCAGCACCCGATTGCCCGCGCGATCGTGCGGCACGCGAAGGCCGTTGGCGCGCGCAGCCTGGAACTCGACGAGTTTCAGTCGCTCACGGGCCAGGGCTTGCGCGGCAAGCTGGGCGACGTGCAACTGTTGCTCGGCCGCCGCGAACTGCTCGAAACTGGCCCGCTCGCCGGCTGGGCGCGGCGGCTGCCGCCGGCCGCGGCCGAGTTGAGCGAGGTGTGGGTCGTGGGCAGCGATCTCGTCGGCCGCGTGCTGTTGAAGGATCAGATTCGCGCGGAATCCGCCGGCGTCCTCGCCGAGCTGAAGCGGTCCGGCATTCGCACGATCATGCTGACCGGCGATCGCACCCATGCCGCCGAGGCGGTGGCGAAGGAGATCGGCCTCGATGAGGTCCGCGCCGGCTTGTCGCCCGAAGACAAGGTGAAGGCGATCATGGATATTCGCGCGAGCGGTCGCCGCGTCGCGATGGTGGGCGACGGCGTGAACGATGCGCCCAGTCTCGCGGCGGCCGATGTAAGCGTGGCGATGGGCGCTCGCGGCAGTGACGCTGCGCTGGAGCAGGCCGAGGTGATCCTGATGCATGACCGCATCGAGAACTTTCTCGCGGCGCAGCGGCTGAGCCGGCGGGCGCGCGCGGTCATTCGTCAGAATCTCACGATCTCGCTCGGCGTGGTGATCGTGATGGTGATCACCACGGCGGCGGGCGCGGTGCCGCTGGCGATCGGCGTCGCGGCGCACGAGGGTAGTACGCTGGTGGTCTGCCTGAATTCGCTCCGGCTGCTGTTCGGGCGGAATCGGTGA